From Pyrenophora tritici-repentis strain M4 chromosome 1, whole genome shotgun sequence, the proteins below share one genomic window:
- a CDS encoding BTB domain containing protein, which translates to MAEAAREQLLASLKGLLASGAHSDFTITCGSDSHKVHKNIVCWRADFFARAIKFGGKETQGSNVDLPEDEPAIVKLLLQYIYEGEYDPFLLDKDTDLAAALYSPSMSPTWGKTQRRKEKLIVERNLRAEQLAGLHTAPTDSSTPTTGSEQLLTHAKMYEIAEKYDVVGLKDLVKEKYDRACSKYWNAPSFAASAYHVFSTTLEHDKGLRDIVFKTIATHMQTLVKKPEVETLLTEFNGLAFGLLKMKIDEGWN; encoded by the exons ATGGCTGAAGCTGCACGCGAACAGCTCCTCGCGAGTTTGAAAGG CTTGCTCGCTTCAGGTGCGCATTCCGATTTTACTATAACCTGCGGTTCGGACTCGCACAAGGTTCACAAGAACATTGTTTGCTGGCGTGCGGACTTCTTTGCTCGGGCTATCAAGTTTGGGGGCAAG GAAACCCAGGGAAGCAATGTCGATTTACCTGAAGATGAGCCAGCCATCGTCAAGCTCTTACTCCAATACATTTACGAAGGCGAATACGATCCTTTTCTTTTGGACAAGGATACAGATCTTGCTGCTGCTTTATACTCTCCGTCAATGTCTCCTACATGGGGCAAGACACAGAGACGAAAGGAAAAGCTGATCGTGGAGCGAAATCTACGTGCAGAGCAACTTGCAGGGCTCCATACCGCGCCAACAGACTCTTCCACTCCTACAACTGGTTCCGAGCAGTTACTCACTCATGCCAAGATGTACGAGATCGCCGAAAAGTACGATGTCGTGGGCTTAAAAGACCTTGTTAAGGAGAAGTACGACAGGGCATGCTCAAAGTATTGGAACGCGCCTTCTTTTGCCGCCTCGGCGTATCACGTTTTCTCAACCACGCTAGAGCACGACAAAGGCCTGCGCGACATCGTGTTCAAGACTATCGCCACACACATGCAAACACTCGTTAAGAAGCCGGAGGTCGAAACCTTGCTCACTGAATTCAACGGGCTGGCATTTGGTTTGCTCAAGATGAAAATTGACGAGGGTTGGAATTGA